The proteins below come from a single Kosakonia sp. SMBL-WEM22 genomic window:
- the lysS gene encoding lysine--tRNA ligase, which translates to MSEQQAQGADAAVDLNNELKTRREKLALLREQGVPFPNDFRRDQTSDKLHAEFDGKENEELEALGIEVAVAGRMMTRRIMGKASFVTLQDVGGRIQLYVSRDDLAEGIYNEQFKKWDLGDILGARGKLFKTKTGELSIHCTELRLLTKALRPLPDKFHGLQDQEARYRQRYLDLIANEESRNTFKIRSRIMAGIRQFMVNRDFMEVETPMMQVIPGGASARPFITHHNALDLDMYLRIAPELYLKRLVVGGFDRVFEINRNFRNEGISVRHNPEFTMMELYMAYADYKDLIELTESLFRTLAQDILGTTEVPYGEQVFDFGKPFEKLTMREAIKKYRPETEMSDLDNFDSAKAIAESIGIKVEKSWGLGRIVTEIFEEVAEAHLIQPTFITEYPAEVSPLARRNDDNPEITDRFEFFIGGREIGNGFSELNDAEDQAKRFADQVAAKDAGDDEAMFYDEDYVTALEHGLPPTAGLGIGIDRMVMLFTNSHTIRDVILFPAMRPVK; encoded by the coding sequence ATGTCTGAACAACAAGCACAGGGCGCTGACGCGGCAGTCGATCTTAATAATGAACTGAAAACCCGCCGTGAGAAGCTGGCGCTGTTGCGCGAGCAGGGCGTTCCGTTCCCGAACGACTTCCGTCGTGACCAGACCTCTGACAAGCTGCATGCCGAATTTGATGGCAAAGAGAATGAAGAGCTGGAAGCGCTCGGCATTGAAGTCGCCGTTGCGGGTCGTATGATGACGCGCCGCATTATGGGCAAAGCTTCGTTTGTCACGTTGCAGGATGTGGGCGGACGTATTCAGCTCTATGTTTCCCGCGACGATCTGGCGGAAGGCATCTACAACGAGCAGTTCAAGAAGTGGGATCTCGGCGACATCCTCGGCGCGCGCGGCAAGCTGTTCAAGACCAAGACCGGCGAGCTGTCGATTCACTGCACCGAGCTGCGTCTGCTGACCAAAGCCCTGCGCCCGTTGCCGGACAAGTTCCACGGCCTGCAGGATCAGGAAGCGCGCTATCGTCAGCGCTACCTCGATCTGATCGCTAACGAAGAGTCGCGCAACACCTTCAAAATTCGCTCCCGCATCATGGCCGGCATTCGCCAGTTCATGGTCAACCGCGACTTTATGGAAGTGGAAACGCCGATGATGCAGGTGATCCCGGGCGGTGCCTCTGCGCGTCCGTTTATCACCCATCACAACGCGCTCGATCTCGACATGTACCTGCGTATCGCCCCGGAGCTTTATCTCAAGCGTCTGGTGGTCGGCGGCTTCGATCGCGTGTTCGAGATCAACCGTAACTTCCGTAACGAAGGCATCTCCGTGCGTCATAACCCAGAGTTCACCATGATGGAGCTCTATATGGCGTATGCGGATTACAAGGATCTGATCGAGCTGACTGAATCCCTGTTCCGCACGCTGGCGCAGGATATCCTCGGCACCACCGAAGTGCCTTACGGCGAGCAGGTGTTCGACTTCGGCAAGCCGTTTGAGAAGCTGACCATGCGCGAAGCGATCAAGAAGTACCGTCCGGAAACCGAGATGAGCGATCTGGATAACTTCGACAGCGCGAAAGCGATTGCTGAAAGCATCGGTATCAAGGTTGAGAAGAGCTGGGGTCTGGGTCGTATCGTGACCGAAATCTTCGAAGAAGTGGCGGAGGCGCACCTGATTCAGCCGACCTTCATCACCGAATACCCGGCAGAGGTCTCTCCGCTGGCGCGCCGCAACGATGACAACCCGGAGATCACTGACCGCTTCGAGTTCTTTATCGGCGGCCGTGAAATCGGTAACGGCTTTAGCGAGCTGAACGATGCCGAAGATCAGGCGAAGCGTTTCGCCGACCAGGTGGCAGCGAAAGACGCGGGCGATGACGAAGCGATGTTCTATGATGAAGACTATGTCACCGCGCTGGAGCATGGTCTGCCGCCGACGGCGGGTCTGGGCATCGGTATCGACCGTATGGTGATGCTGTTTACCAATAGTCACACCATCCGCGACGTGATCCTCTTCCCGGCGATGCGTCCGGTTAAATAA
- a CDS encoding ATP-binding cassette domain-containing protein — MLRIREMAIRRGGEQGYRVSLPELTLSPGEVVALTGPSGCGKSTLLEMMGAILRPEQLSEYRLGEQDLTPALLADDETALSGIRARDLGFVLQHGGLLPWLTVQENITLTRRLVGQTAQSPWLETAIDRLGIAPLLHQLPSRLSIGERQRVAFVRAIAHQPRLLLADEPTAALDPDNASRLFALMIEMVRAMEMAAVIVSHDWQRVSECNLRCYRAVMQEGQSVFQPA, encoded by the coding sequence ATGCTACGCATACGCGAAATGGCGATCCGCCGCGGCGGTGAGCAAGGCTACCGTGTCTCTCTGCCTGAGCTGACGCTCTCCCCCGGTGAAGTGGTTGCGCTTACCGGCCCCAGCGGCTGCGGGAAGAGCACCCTGCTGGAGATGATGGGGGCAATCCTGCGCCCGGAACAGCTTTCGGAGTATCGCCTCGGCGAGCAGGATTTGACTCCAGCGCTGCTCGCTGATGATGAAACCGCGCTGTCGGGTATCCGCGCGCGGGATCTCGGCTTTGTGCTGCAACATGGGGGCCTGCTGCCGTGGCTGACGGTGCAGGAGAACATCACCCTTACCCGCCGGCTGGTAGGACAAACCGCGCAATCGCCGTGGCTTGAGACCGCTATTGATCGACTCGGCATTGCGCCGCTGCTGCATCAGTTGCCCTCCCGCCTGTCGATTGGCGAGCGTCAGCGCGTGGCGTTTGTGCGCGCTATTGCTCACCAGCCGCGCCTGCTGCTGGCGGATGAGCCAACCGCTGCGCTCGATCCCGATAACGCCAGCCGCCTGTTTGCGCTGATGATTGAGATGGTGCGGGCAATGGAGATGGCAGCCGTGATCGTCAGCCATGACTGGCAGCGGGTTAGCGAGTGCAATCTACGCTGTTATCGTGCCGTGATGCAGGAGGGGCAAAGTGTCTTCCAGCCTGCCTGA
- a CDS encoding FtsX-like permease family protein, translating into MSSSLPETRPGMGLLLNMALRDLIHDRKVALCIVFSLIAVIAPLLLLFGLKNGIVSQLRHDLLDDPRTREVRMTGNGNYDLAWLQALAARPEVGFSIPLTRSLNTQADLVRDGQHFAAGAEVIPSAKGDPLLRESGVLPHENTVVLSNSAARKLDVKAGDTFRLFVSRKRDGQNQRTSLSVSVGAILDEARFARPALFVDLPLLVALEDYRDGFQVPLLGVTDGENARERHNFARARLYAATLDDVAPLAQWLESQHIEAITQAAQIEAVRAIDRVLGVIFAVIAWISASGCIASLIGAFIANIDRKRKDMAVLRLLGFRRQAVTLFIMIQALCLTGVAFIAGLLIYGAGSALFNHLLGANLPESAFVCHLDPGHFAAAFLSVLAVALGVAAIGALRALKIEPAESLREI; encoded by the coding sequence GTGTCTTCCAGCCTGCCTGAAACGCGCCCCGGAATGGGGCTACTGCTGAATATGGCGCTGCGCGATCTGATTCACGATCGAAAAGTGGCGCTCTGTATTGTCTTCTCGCTGATCGCGGTGATCGCCCCGCTACTGCTCCTGTTTGGCTTAAAGAATGGGATCGTTAGCCAACTGCGCCACGATCTGCTCGACGATCCACGTACGCGGGAAGTGCGTATGACTGGCAATGGCAACTACGATCTTGCCTGGCTGCAGGCGCTGGCTGCACGGCCGGAGGTCGGCTTCTCGATACCGCTTACACGATCGCTAAATACCCAGGCAGATCTGGTACGCGATGGGCAACATTTTGCCGCAGGGGCGGAGGTGATCCCATCCGCGAAAGGCGATCCGCTGCTGCGCGAGAGCGGTGTGCTACCGCATGAGAACACGGTGGTGCTGAGCAACAGCGCCGCCCGTAAGCTCGACGTGAAAGCAGGCGACACGTTCCGGCTATTTGTCAGCCGAAAACGCGACGGGCAGAACCAGCGCACATCGCTCTCCGTCAGCGTCGGTGCCATTCTCGACGAGGCGCGCTTTGCCCGCCCGGCGCTCTTTGTCGACCTGCCTTTGCTGGTAGCGCTGGAAGATTATCGCGACGGTTTCCAGGTACCGCTGCTCGGCGTTACCGACGGTGAAAACGCGCGCGAGCGGCATAACTTTGCGCGTGCGCGGCTCTATGCCGCCACACTGGATGATGTTGCGCCATTGGCACAATGGCTTGAGTCGCAGCATATCGAAGCGATAACCCAGGCGGCACAGATTGAAGCCGTGCGCGCCATTGATCGCGTATTGGGGGTGATATTCGCGGTGATCGCCTGGATATCGGCCTCCGGATGCATTGCGTCGCTTATCGGCGCGTTTATCGCCAATATAGATCGTAAACGCAAAGATATGGCGGTGCTGCGCCTGCTCGGTTTTCGCCGCCAGGCGGTGACGCTGTTCATCATGATTCAGGCGCTCTGCCTGACGGGTGTGGCCTTTATCGCTGGCCTGTTGATTTATGGCGCGGGCAGCGCGCTGTTTAACCACCTTCTGGGCGCTAATCTCCCGGAAAGCGCTTTTGTTTGTCACCTTGATCCTGGCCACTTTGCCGCCGCCTTCCTGAGCGTGCTGGCCGTGGCGCTGGGCGTCGCCGCGATTGGCGCGCTGCGGGCGTTAAAGATCGAACCTGCGGAGAGTTTACGTGAAATTTAA
- a CDS encoding IrmA family protein has translation MCSATFTLDSGTEPVGELDIGIELVNARQEVVSVDHLTVAPFGTSEATRYQTTYAEGEHYCDDTLSIRITSLAEVDSGVHKRLPLSLITPRHFRPFTIVTAPRDK, from the coding sequence ATGTGCAGCGCAACTTTTACGCTCGATAGCGGTACGGAACCGGTAGGTGAGCTTGATATCGGTATTGAGCTGGTTAACGCACGCCAGGAAGTTGTAAGCGTGGATCACTTAACCGTTGCCCCCTTTGGCACCTCGGAGGCAACGCGCTATCAGACCACTTATGCTGAAGGGGAGCACTATTGCGATGATACGTTAAGCATCCGCATCACGTCCCTCGCTGAGGTCGACAGCGGCGTGCACAAGCGATTACCTCTTTCCCTTATCACACCGCGCCACTTCAGGCCGTTCACTATTGTGACGGCGCCGCGGGATAAGTAG
- a CDS encoding LysE family translocator, translated as MLDITHFGLFALSVFLLSVTPGPDMAYVIGQSVANGRRAGVISAAGVALGSCTHAVASAVGLTALITASPLMFTVIKYLGAAYLIYLGSKMILSTFTKRHVAGEESAPIKAKATTRTLLSRGFITTLTNPKVLLFFISFFPQFVVADGDHHAASFLILGFAYALVAFLTDITFALLAGSAAGAVAQNRALQKLLDRVVGATFIALGIRLALTKR; from the coding sequence ATGCTGGATATTACGCATTTTGGGCTTTTCGCCCTGTCTGTTTTTCTGTTATCGGTGACGCCGGGGCCGGATATGGCCTATGTCATTGGGCAAAGCGTGGCTAACGGGCGTCGTGCCGGAGTGATCTCCGCGGCGGGCGTGGCACTGGGCAGCTGTACGCATGCCGTGGCCAGTGCCGTCGGGTTAACGGCGCTTATCACTGCCTCACCGCTGATGTTTACGGTGATTAAATATCTGGGTGCAGCCTACCTGATCTATCTCGGTAGCAAAATGATCCTTAGTACCTTTACCAAACGGCACGTTGCGGGCGAAGAGAGTGCGCCGATCAAAGCGAAAGCGACCACCCGCACGCTGCTTTCACGTGGTTTTATCACCACCCTCACCAACCCGAAGGTGCTGCTCTTTTTCATCTCCTTCTTTCCGCAGTTTGTGGTTGCGGATGGCGATCACCATGCTGCCTCATTTCTTATTCTCGGGTTCGCTTATGCGCTGGTCGCATTCCTCACCGATATCACTTTTGCCCTGCTGGCAGGCAGCGCGGCTGGTGCGGTAGCGCAAAACAGAGCTCTGCAAAAGCTGCTTGACCGCGTTGTCGGCGCCACGTTTATTGCATTGGGGATCCGCCTGGCGCTCACGAAGCGCTAG
- the actS gene encoding amidase activator ActS encodes MVLRAGRLMRNPFCMVICLAFSLLLAGCAGSNSTGSYAGATYTVKRGDTLYRISRMTGTSVKELASMNGISPPYTIEVGQRLKVKGASKGSSSGKLAKARPSSSVPQASWPPVGQRCWRWPTSGKVILTYSNSDGGNKGIDIAGSRGQPIYAAGAGKVVYVGSQLRGYGNLIMIKHSEDYITAYAHNETLLVNNGQSVKSGQKIATMGSSDADSVRLHFQLRYRATAIDPLRYLPPQGSVPKC; translated from the coding sequence GTGGTTTTGCGCGCAGGACGCCTGATGAGAAACCCATTTTGCATGGTCATATGCCTGGCATTTTCGCTGCTGCTGGCAGGCTGTGCGGGGAGTAATTCAACCGGAAGTTACGCTGGCGCGACCTACACGGTCAAGCGTGGCGATACCCTGTACCGCATTTCGCGCATGACCGGCACCAGCGTCAAAGAGCTGGCGAGCATGAACGGCATTTCGCCGCCCTACACCATCGAAGTGGGGCAGCGGCTGAAGGTTAAAGGGGCGTCGAAAGGCTCATCCTCCGGCAAGCTGGCGAAAGCGCGGCCTTCTTCGTCGGTGCCGCAAGCCTCCTGGCCGCCCGTAGGGCAGCGCTGCTGGCGCTGGCCGACCAGCGGGAAAGTGATCCTTACCTATTCCAACTCTGATGGCGGTAATAAAGGCATTGATATCGCCGGGTCACGCGGGCAGCCGATCTACGCCGCCGGGGCCGGGAAAGTGGTCTATGTCGGCAGCCAGCTGCGCGGCTATGGCAACCTGATCATGATTAAGCACAGCGAAGATTACATCACCGCTTATGCGCACAATGAGACGCTGCTGGTGAATAACGGCCAGAGCGTGAAGTCCGGGCAGAAGATTGCCACCATGGGCAGCAGCGATGCCGACTCCGTGCGCCTGCACTTCCAGCTGCGCTATCGCGCAACCGCCATCGATCCGTTGCGCTATTTACCGCCGCAGGGCAGCGTACCGAAGTGTTAA
- a CDS encoding SUMF1/EgtB/PvdO family nonheme iron enzyme: MKFNLLLTLAAAGLGFSCAANATWDEKFWNPKPLADDVILPLPCDGAMAFRKVAIPLDKPLADYSITLGEEGNEWGYIEQSRPDHIAGSFPQEKKEKGRYYLMAKYELTDLQYRALSGDCAKPDIKGRLPKVNIGWMEAMSIADKYNLWLRKEKPDALPQDDKQPGFLRLPTETEWEFAARGGLSVSSAEFRDRHFPMPEGLNGYVWFAGAQSANNKLQLTGLLKPNPLGLHDMLGNAGEMMFEPFRLNKLDRLHGKAGGYIVRGGSYLTPQADIRSSLRGEEPYYSAQGENSSKANGMRLVLVSTTLTSRDRIKEIEKEWQALGTETKAAKKPGEGADSLQNLNAISAKVQDEGVKKELESLRNELRANSQLRDEQRDQAIRTSLQLGAFLCTKMKDDGEFFDRLNQLYSKTCAAGSQLDANCSRRQEQLDQHKKALEFITSYYADTLVDMGTTYNKSLIDPQMTVVQQQMAARGKTNLNGYLNTYWGNLQGYWKDGKVARDAWLNACKKNN; encoded by the coding sequence GTGAAATTTAATCTGCTACTGACGCTGGCTGCGGCCGGGTTAGGCTTTTCCTGCGCGGCAAACGCAACGTGGGATGAGAAGTTCTGGAACCCAAAACCTCTTGCTGATGATGTGATCCTGCCGCTGCCCTGCGACGGCGCAATGGCATTTCGTAAGGTTGCTATTCCTCTGGATAAGCCGCTGGCCGATTACAGCATTACGCTTGGCGAAGAGGGCAATGAGTGGGGCTATATCGAGCAGTCGCGTCCGGATCATATTGCTGGCAGCTTCCCGCAAGAGAAGAAGGAGAAAGGCCGTTATTACCTGATGGCCAAATATGAGCTGACGGATTTGCAGTATCGTGCGCTCTCCGGCGACTGCGCCAAACCGGATATCAAGGGGCGCTTACCGAAGGTCAATATCGGCTGGATGGAGGCGATGTCGATTGCCGATAAATACAACCTGTGGCTGCGAAAAGAGAAGCCGGACGCACTGCCGCAGGATGATAAGCAGCCGGGCTTTTTACGCCTGCCGACGGAAACCGAATGGGAGTTTGCCGCGCGCGGCGGGCTATCTGTCTCTTCGGCCGAGTTTCGCGATCGCCACTTCCCGATGCCGGAAGGCCTGAATGGCTATGTCTGGTTTGCGGGAGCGCAATCTGCGAATAACAAACTGCAGCTTACTGGCCTGCTTAAACCAAACCCGCTGGGGCTGCACGATATGCTTGGCAACGCCGGCGAAATGATGTTTGAACCGTTTCGCTTAAATAAACTCGATCGCCTGCATGGTAAAGCGGGCGGCTATATCGTGCGCGGCGGCAGCTACTTAACGCCGCAGGCCGATATCCGCAGTTCGCTGCGCGGCGAAGAGCCCTATTACAGCGCGCAAGGCGAGAATAGCAGCAAAGCGAACGGCATGCGCTTAGTGCTGGTCTCTACCACCCTCACCTCACGGGATCGCATTAAAGAGATTGAAAAAGAGTGGCAGGCGCTGGGTACAGAGACTAAAGCGGCGAAGAAACCGGGTGAAGGCGCGGACTCATTACAGAACCTGAATGCCATCTCCGCCAAAGTACAGGATGAAGGGGTGAAAAAGGAGCTGGAGTCGCTGCGCAATGAACTGCGTGCGAATAGCCAGCTGCGAGATGAGCAGCGCGATCAGGCGATCCGTACCTCTTTACAACTGGGCGCGTTTTTGTGCACCAAGATGAAAGATGACGGCGAGTTTTTCGATCGCCTTAACCAGCTTTATAGCAAAACGTGTGCCGCGGGTAGTCAGCTGGACGCCAACTGTTCACGACGTCAAGAGCAGCTCGATCAGCATAAAAAAGCGCTGGAGTTTATCACCAGCTATTACGCCGATACGCTGGTGGATATGGGTACGACCTATAACAAGAGCCTGATCGATCCGCAGATGACCGTCGTGCAGCAGCAGATGGCGGCGCGCGGTAAAACCAATCTAAACGGTTACCTGAATACCTACTGGGGCAACCTTCAGGGCTACTGGAAAGATGGCAAAGTGGCGCGCGATGCGTGGCTGAACGCTTGTAAAAAAAATAATTAA
- a CDS encoding NIPSNAP family protein has product MKTVEILQYTLRQGSGAAFHAIMQQVSVPLHQRHGIDVVRFGNSLHDPDSYCLIRAFDSPESMTAKLEAFYISDAWRSGPREAIVDSIEISLKTVMVLSAESVEGLRQM; this is encoded by the coding sequence GTGAAGACAGTCGAAATATTGCAGTACACCTTGCGTCAGGGAAGCGGCGCGGCGTTTCACGCCATCATGCAGCAGGTCAGCGTTCCCCTTCACCAGCGTCACGGCATTGATGTCGTAAGGTTTGGCAACTCACTACACGACCCTGATAGCTACTGTCTGATTCGCGCTTTTGACAGCCCGGAGAGCATGACTGCGAAGCTAGAGGCTTTTTATATCAGCGATGCGTGGCGCAGTGGTCCACGCGAGGCGATTGTCGACAGTATTGAAATTAGCCTGAAAACGGTCATGGTGTTGTCCGCTGAAAGCGTAGAGGGATTACGTCAGATGTGA